Proteins found in one Pseudomonadota bacterium genomic segment:
- a CDS encoding sigma 54-interacting transcriptional regulator, whose product MAGAPILTELSPMTDTLKILFVDDRGLGLEREAASLLRACRPELAEASCASLAPGDSEPLAAGRSFDVVIALSDGARAAVLAEPGPGDVGGIPWLSGVPAFLHWPIPVTAPPDATATAPALPRERLRELVDELVDHGYLEAIRRERGRMQAFADMMDEGIVIHDRQRRIFFVNRAAMSMTGASREKVLGRDCHEAFPPSGLCGAACQFCGVGTEEGGRHAYETNFVDDGGRQRRIKVTSEPMEIEPGRSGILAVLQDLTEVAEMRRRLGDREKFHGMVGVSAAVRDVFDAIKAVGASDYPVLITGESGTGKELVASAIHQEGTRAGGPFVPVNCGALPLTILESELFGHVRGAFTGAIRDKKGRFELAHGGTLFLDEVGELSPEVQVKLLRVLQERRIERVGGEQPIAIDVRIISATNRDLRAMVAKGRFREDLFYRLCVVPIHLPPLRERREDIPYLVEHILQRVSAETGRRIRAVDDAALELLLAHPWPGNVREQINALQFAAIHCDGEVVRAEHLPLEIRRHRPGAERPLPDRALDLQRGRDAQDDPRLKLTREAVDTALRATGGNRVRAAKMLGVGRATLYRFFDRSRDDDSKDG is encoded by the coding sequence ATGGCCGGCGCCCCGATCCTCACCGAGCTTTCCCCGATGACCGACACGCTCAAGATTCTGTTCGTAGACGACCGCGGCCTGGGGCTCGAGCGGGAGGCAGCCTCGCTCTTGCGGGCGTGCCGCCCGGAGCTCGCGGAGGCCTCCTGCGCCTCGCTCGCGCCCGGCGACAGCGAGCCGCTCGCGGCGGGGCGTTCTTTCGATGTCGTGATAGCCCTCTCGGACGGGGCGCGCGCCGCGGTGCTGGCCGAGCCGGGGCCGGGGGACGTCGGCGGGATCCCGTGGCTGAGCGGGGTACCCGCGTTCCTGCACTGGCCGATCCCCGTCACGGCGCCGCCCGACGCGACCGCGACCGCGCCCGCGCTCCCGCGAGAACGCCTGCGCGAGCTCGTCGACGAGCTCGTCGATCACGGCTACCTGGAGGCCATCCGCCGCGAGCGCGGACGGATGCAGGCGTTCGCGGACATGATGGACGAGGGGATCGTCATCCACGACCGGCAGCGGCGCATCTTCTTCGTGAACCGCGCGGCGATGTCGATGACCGGGGCGAGCCGCGAGAAGGTCCTCGGCCGGGACTGCCACGAGGCGTTCCCCCCGAGCGGCCTCTGCGGCGCGGCGTGCCAGTTCTGCGGCGTCGGCACGGAAGAAGGCGGACGCCACGCCTACGAGACGAACTTCGTGGACGACGGCGGGCGCCAACGCCGCATCAAGGTGACGTCGGAGCCCATGGAGATCGAGCCCGGCAGGAGCGGGATCCTCGCCGTGCTGCAGGATCTCACCGAGGTGGCGGAGATGCGGCGCCGCCTCGGCGACCGGGAGAAGTTCCACGGGATGGTGGGAGTCTCGGCCGCGGTGCGCGACGTCTTCGACGCGATCAAGGCGGTCGGCGCCTCCGACTACCCGGTCCTCATCACCGGCGAGAGCGGCACGGGCAAGGAGCTGGTGGCGTCCGCCATCCACCAGGAGGGCACCCGCGCCGGCGGCCCGTTCGTCCCGGTCAACTGCGGCGCGCTGCCTCTGACGATCCTGGAGAGCGAGCTCTTCGGTCACGTGCGGGGCGCGTTCACGGGCGCGATCCGGGACAAGAAGGGGCGCTTCGAGCTCGCCCACGGCGGCACGCTGTTCCTCGACGAGGTGGGCGAGCTGTCGCCCGAGGTCCAGGTCAAGCTGCTCCGCGTGCTGCAAGAGAGGCGCATCGAGCGCGTCGGCGGCGAGCAGCCGATCGCGATCGACGTCCGCATCATCAGCGCCACGAACCGCGACCTGCGCGCGATGGTCGCGAAGGGCCGCTTCCGCGAGGATCTCTTCTACCGCCTGTGCGTCGTGCCGATCCACCTGCCGCCGCTCCGGGAGCGCCGCGAGGACATCCCGTACCTCGTCGAGCACATCCTGCAGCGCGTGAGCGCGGAGACCGGCAGGCGGATCCGCGCGGTCGACGACGCCGCCCTCGAGCTGCTCCTGGCCCACCCCTGGCCGGGCAACGTGCGCGAGCAGATCAACGCCCTGCAGTTCGCCGCGATCCACTGCGACGGGGAGGTCGTCCGGGCCGAGCACCTGCCCCTCGAGATCCGGCGCCACAGGCCCGGCGCCGAGCGGCCCTTGCCCGATCGAGCGTTGGACCTCCAGCGCGGGCGCGACGCCCAGGACGATCCGCGGCTCAAGCTGACGCGCGAGGCGGTGGACACCGCCCTCCGGGCGACGGGGGGCAACCGGGTGCGCGCGGCGAAGATGCTCGGCGTCGGGCGCGCGACGCTCTACCGCTTCTTCGACCGCAGCAGGGACGACGACTCGAAGGACGGGTAG
- a CDS encoding Rrf2 family transcriptional regulator, with product MILNISEAANLGIHALAYLARHAEEAPVTTASIAAAYGVSEAHLSKVFQRLSKAGLVRSVRGPHGGFSLARAPLRITLRDIYEALDGPLGKGRCLLGKPKCGLGRCMLGDLVTDVHTRVADHFSKTTLAEVCGL from the coding sequence GTGATCCTGAACATCTCCGAAGCCGCGAACCTCGGCATCCACGCGCTCGCGTACCTCGCGCGGCACGCGGAGGAGGCGCCCGTCACCACCGCGTCGATCGCCGCCGCGTACGGCGTCTCCGAGGCGCACCTGTCGAAGGTCTTCCAGCGGCTCTCGAAGGCCGGGCTCGTCCGGTCGGTGCGCGGCCCGCACGGCGGGTTCAGCCTGGCGCGCGCGCCTCTGCGGATCACGCTGCGCGACATCTACGAGGCGCTCGACGGTCCTCTCGGGAAGGGCAGGTGTCTCCTCGGCAAGCCGAAGTGCGGGCTCGGACGCTGCATGCTCGGCGATCTCGTCACCGACGTCCACACGCGCGTTGCGGATCACTTCTCGAAGACCACGCTGGCCGAGGTCTGCGGGCTCTGA
- a CDS encoding glycosyltransferase family 2 protein has product MRGGSKIAVVIPALDEERAIGRVVDEIPKWVDEIVVVDNGSTDATAEVAAEKGARVVLEPKRGYGAACRAGVRSLASGGDAPDVIVFVDGDLSDDPSEMGALVAPILERGVDLVIGSRTLGKRERGSLTVQQRFGNALSCTLIRLLYGKRYTDLGPFRAIRRESLDALALTDVGFGWTVQMQVRAAGRGLAIAEVPVSCRRRAAGRSKVSGTVRGVIGAGTTFMIVIFGEALQTAGRRR; this is encoded by the coding sequence ATGCGCGGCGGCTCCAAGATCGCGGTCGTTATCCCGGCGCTCGACGAGGAGCGCGCGATCGGCCGCGTCGTGGACGAGATCCCAAAGTGGGTGGACGAGATCGTCGTCGTCGACAACGGCTCGACGGACGCGACGGCGGAGGTCGCCGCCGAGAAGGGCGCCCGCGTCGTGCTCGAGCCGAAGCGGGGGTACGGCGCCGCGTGCCGCGCGGGGGTCCGCAGCCTCGCGAGCGGCGGGGACGCGCCGGATGTCATCGTGTTCGTCGACGGCGACCTCTCGGACGACCCCTCGGAGATGGGCGCCCTGGTCGCGCCGATCCTGGAGCGCGGCGTCGACCTCGTCATCGGCTCCCGTACGCTCGGGAAGCGGGAGCGCGGCTCGCTCACCGTCCAGCAACGCTTCGGGAACGCGTTGAGCTGCACCCTGATCCGGCTCCTCTATGGGAAGCGCTACACCGACCTCGGCCCGTTCCGCGCGATCCGCAGGGAGTCGCTCGACGCGCTCGCCCTCACCGACGTCGGCTTCGGATGGACCGTCCAGATGCAGGTGCGCGCCGCCGGCCGCGGCCTCGCGATCGCGGAGGTGCCGGTGAGCTGCCGCCGCCGCGCCGCGGGCAGATCCAAGGTCTCGGGCACCGTGCGCGGGGTGATCGGCGCGGGCACGACCTTCATGATCGTGATCTTCGGTGAGGCTCTGCAAACCGCGGGGCGGAGGCGCTGA
- a CDS encoding helix-turn-helix transcriptional regulator produces the protein MTIVVNLDVMLAKRKMKLNELSEAVGISVQNLSVLKTGKARAIRFSTLEALCRALSCGPGDLLEYESRDGAV, from the coding sequence ATGACAATCGTCGTCAATTTGGACGTGATGCTCGCCAAGCGAAAGATGAAGCTCAACGAGCTCTCGGAAGCCGTCGGCATCTCGGTGCAGAACCTGTCGGTCCTCAAGACAGGAAAGGCCAGGGCCATCCGGTTCTCGACCCTCGAGGCGTTGTGCCGGGCGCTCTCGTGCGGGCCGGGCGATCTCCTGGAGTACGAGAGCCGCGACGGCGCCGTCTGA